A window from Kovacikia minuta CCNUW1 encodes these proteins:
- a CDS encoding ABC transporter ATP-binding protein, with translation MPPEIVLRLSHISKQFGSLLANDDISLELRQGEVLALLGENGAGKTTLMNILFGHYTADTGSIEVFGTVLKSGSPGAAIAAGIGMVHQHFTLADNLSVLDNITLGTEPLWRPWQNQRSARRRLLSLSETFGLVVNPDAKVGELSVGERQRVEILKALYRDVKILILDEPTAVLTPPETDALFATLHKLTEVGLSVVFISHKLQEVMAVSDRVIVLRSGKVVATVNTAETSPSALAERMVGQPLPKTIREPLTPGEPILELEQVAVRSSDRRNLIEAVNLTVHQHEIVGIAGVSGNGQAALFDLVSGLAFPSQGSLRLYGRAVHKPSPVTMVEAGVARIPEDRHTTGLIPDMSIWENLILETHQEPDFSKAGFLKLDAANRHAVALIEAFDVRCPSPFAIVRLLSGGNMQKLILSRVLSRNPKLIVASQPTRGLDLGAVTYVHQQLLDARDRGAAILLISEDLEELLSLSDRLHVLYKGRLSQSIAAEDISVQDIGLMMAGNIER, from the coding sequence TTGCCCCCCGAAATTGTTCTTCGACTCAGCCATATCAGTAAACAGTTTGGCAGTTTGCTGGCAAATGATGATATCAGTCTGGAGCTACGCCAGGGTGAAGTTTTAGCGCTTTTGGGTGAAAATGGCGCGGGAAAAACCACCCTGATGAACATTCTATTCGGGCACTATACGGCAGACACCGGAAGCATTGAGGTGTTTGGAACGGTGTTGAAATCGGGTTCTCCGGGAGCTGCGATCGCTGCGGGAATTGGTATGGTGCATCAGCACTTTACCCTGGCAGACAATCTTTCGGTGCTGGATAACATTACGCTGGGAACGGAACCCTTGTGGCGACCCTGGCAAAATCAGCGATCGGCGCGGCGTCGCCTCCTTTCTTTATCAGAAACCTTTGGGCTGGTGGTCAATCCGGATGCCAAGGTGGGTGAGTTATCCGTCGGAGAACGTCAGCGAGTTGAGATCCTGAAAGCACTTTACCGGGATGTCAAAATTCTGATTTTGGATGAACCCACAGCGGTTTTGACGCCCCCAGAAACCGACGCATTGTTTGCCACGCTGCACAAACTAACCGAGGTGGGACTTTCGGTTGTGTTTATTTCCCATAAGTTGCAGGAAGTGATGGCAGTCAGCGATCGGGTGATTGTCCTTCGCTCTGGCAAAGTGGTTGCAACCGTTAACACAGCAGAAACGAGTCCTTCAGCATTGGCAGAACGGATGGTCGGTCAGCCCTTACCCAAAACCATTCGAGAACCGCTCACTCCCGGTGAACCTATTCTGGAATTGGAGCAGGTTGCGGTGCGATCTTCCGATCGTCGAAATTTAATTGAAGCGGTTAATCTGACTGTTCATCAGCACGAAATTGTGGGGATTGCAGGCGTGTCGGGAAATGGACAGGCAGCCCTGTTTGATCTGGTCAGCGGTCTAGCCTTTCCCTCCCAGGGAAGCTTGCGGCTTTATGGCAGAGCCGTCCATAAACCCTCCCCAGTGACAATGGTGGAAGCGGGAGTCGCCCGGATTCCAGAGGATCGGCATACCACCGGACTGATTCCCGACATGAGCATCTGGGAGAATTTGATCCTGGAAACCCACCAGGAACCAGACTTTTCCAAAGCAGGCTTCCTCAAACTGGATGCAGCCAATCGTCATGCTGTCGCATTAATTGAAGCGTTTGATGTCCGCTGTCCCTCTCCGTTTGCGATCGTCCGTTTGCTTTCTGGCGGCAACATGCAAAAGCTGATCCTGAGTCGGGTGCTATCCCGCAATCCGAAGTTGATTGTTGCCAGCCAACCGACACGGGGGTTGGATTTGGGGGCAGTCACCTATGTGCATCAACAATTGCTGGATGCCCGCGATCGCGGAGCCGCAATCCTGCTCATCTCAGAAGATCTGGAAGAATTGTTGAGTCTCAGCGATCGGCTCCACGTTCTCTACAAAGGGAGGCTGTCCCAATCCATTGCTGCCGAAGATATTTCAGTACAGGATATTGGCTTGATGATGGCAGGAAACATTGAGCGATAA
- a CDS encoding BMP family protein, which yields MTKNLNRRKFLVYGSATFGTSLLLKACASSPTPSGSPTTQESPAASPAGGKIKVASVYTVPIEQQWVSRIHKALEAAKGRGEIEYVYSENVTNTDYERVLRQYAEGGNQLIVGEAFAVEKACRDVARNYPKVAFLMGSSGKPDGENFSVFDNYIHEPSYLTGMIAGGMTKSKLIGMVGGYPIPEVNRLMHAFMAGAKETQPDAKFLVTFIGSWFDPPKAKEAAFAQISKGADVMYAERFGVSDAAKEKKVLAIGNVIDTQKDYPETVVASALWHMEPTIDRAIKAVKGGTFKAEDYGIYSYMKYGGSSLSPLGTFETKVPAAIKDKVKQRQEEILAAKFTVKINDAEPKSTA from the coding sequence ATGACAAAAAACTTGAATCGTCGTAAGTTCCTGGTTTATGGCTCGGCAACCTTTGGCACCAGCCTGCTGCTAAAAGCATGTGCGTCATCCCCCACGCCCAGCGGTTCTCCGACAACCCAAGAATCACCTGCTGCCTCTCCCGCTGGGGGCAAGATCAAAGTTGCCAGCGTTTATACGGTTCCGATCGAGCAGCAATGGGTGAGCCGCATTCACAAAGCACTGGAAGCCGCAAAAGGTCGGGGAGAAATTGAATACGTTTACTCAGAAAACGTGACCAATACGGATTACGAACGGGTGCTGCGCCAGTATGCGGAGGGCGGCAACCAGTTAATTGTGGGCGAAGCATTCGCCGTTGAAAAAGCCTGTCGGGATGTTGCCAGGAATTATCCCAAAGTCGCGTTTTTGATGGGGTCGAGTGGTAAGCCTGATGGGGAGAACTTTTCGGTTTTTGACAACTACATCCACGAACCCTCCTACCTGACGGGGATGATCGCCGGTGGGATGACCAAATCCAAGCTAATCGGCATGGTGGGAGGTTATCCGATTCCCGAAGTAAACCGTTTGATGCATGCGTTTATGGCAGGGGCAAAGGAAACCCAACCCGATGCCAAGTTTTTGGTGACGTTTATTGGCAGTTGGTTTGATCCGCCGAAGGCAAAGGAAGCCGCCTTTGCCCAGATTTCTAAGGGCGCAGATGTGATGTACGCTGAGCGATTCGGGGTTTCTGACGCAGCAAAAGAAAAGAAGGTGTTGGCGATCGGCAACGTCATCGATACCCAAAAGGACTACCCCGAAACTGTGGTTGCTAGCGCGCTTTGGCACATGGAACCGACCATTGATCGCGCCATTAAAGCGGTTAAAGGAGGCACCTTCAAGGCAGAAGACTACGGCATCTATAGCTACATGAAGTACGGTGGCAGCAGTCTTTCTCCCTTGGGAACCTTCGAGACCAAAGTCCCGGCAGCCATCAAAGATAAGGTGAAACAGCGGCAGGAAGAGATTTTGGCAGCGAAGTTTACCGTCAAGATCAATGATGCAGAACCAAAGTCAACTGCATGA